From one Catenuloplanes nepalensis genomic stretch:
- a CDS encoding IS1096 element passenger TnpR family protein, whose amino-acid sequence MARNWLTIQVELVGGGAAGDLWPAPGRDMIAGPGHSFADLAAAIDGAFARWDRAHLHTFDLADGRTLADQAFLDEDPGDPPALAGRAHRLGDLLAAGDVFTYTFDLGDRWRHRCTVTAMDVDPVAVLGMTPTTPLPFFGWGILPDQYGRLWLGDDGESDPPPPPPHLAIAVRQADRIIAIAEHHATIVLPGLSPGDVED is encoded by the coding sequence ATGGCACGTAACTGGCTCACGATCCAGGTGGAGCTCGTCGGCGGCGGGGCTGCTGGAGACCTTTGGCCCGCCCCCGGCCGGGACATGATCGCCGGACCTGGGCATTCCTTCGCAGACCTGGCCGCCGCTATCGACGGCGCGTTCGCCCGCTGGGACCGCGCGCACCTGCACACTTTCGACCTGGCCGACGGGCGTACCCTCGCCGACCAGGCGTTCCTCGATGAAGACCCCGGCGACCCGCCCGCCCTCGCAGGCCGCGCACACCGCCTGGGTGACCTGCTGGCCGCCGGCGATGTGTTCACCTATACCTTCGACCTCGGCGACCGCTGGCGGCACCGCTGCACCGTCACGGCCATGGACGTCGACCCGGTCGCCGTGCTCGGCATGACGCCCACCACGCCGTTGCCCTTCTTCGGGTGGGGCATTCTCCCGGACCAGTACGGCCGGCTGTGGCTCGGCGACGACGGTGAGTCCGACCCGCCACCGCCGCCACCACACCTCGCCATAGCTGTTCGCCAGGCTGACCGGATCATTGCCATCGCCGAGCACCACGCCACGATCGTCCTTCCTGGACTGAGCCCAGGCGACGTCGAGGATTGA
- a CDS encoding FadR/GntR family transcriptional regulator, whose protein sequence is MSRPAVVVGEIRARIADGRLQPGDRLPTGRELAAGLRVGAGAVREAVTELVSSGEIVCRQGLGRWVATRPPGPRCMCGCSRCCSPEDEYSWRR, encoded by the coding sequence ATGTCACGGCCGGCGGTGGTGGTCGGCGAGATTCGGGCACGGATAGCTGACGGGAGGCTGCAACCCGGCGACCGGCTGCCGACGGGGCGTGAACTCGCGGCCGGCCTGCGGGTGGGTGCGGGGGCGGTCCGGGAGGCGGTGACAGAGTTGGTGTCGAGCGGGGAGATCGTGTGCCGGCAAGGGCTGGGCCGGTGGGTCGCCACGCGCCCGCCGGGTCCCCGCTGTATGTGCGGCTGCTCCCGCTGCTGCTCGCCGGAGGATGAATACTCCTGGCGTAGGTAG
- a CDS encoding IS1380 family transposase, which yields MQTTATRPKIMVTGGGRGVVGHAGTRLLTDLADATGLTSAFSDALAGLRQRQRGHDPGRIAVDLAVMLADGGKAIADLAVLRDQQGLFGPVASDPTAWRLLSRLDEPALAVLRAARAQAREVAWAQHAEARGDLPQPAVAGRQVDGLVLDIDATIVACHSEKESATRTWKKTFGFHPLLCFLDNTGEALAGLLREGRAGSNTTADHITVLDQALAQIPDAVRHGTPLLLRSDAAGSTHGFLAHIRSLREQHHDIRFSVGAAITAPVREAILAATDWVPAIDTDGDLRDHAEVCEITGLLDTTGWPDGTRFIVRRERPHPGAQLSLFDTIEGWRHQMVATDTPPGNGSIQHLEARHRAHARVEDRIRTGKNTGFGRFPSRHFAINQAWLELALTGIDLLAWTRTLLLDGDLATAEPKKLRYRLLHVAARLTRTARRTRLAIAADWPWTDALTSAFSRLAALPRPTG from the coding sequence GTGCAGACTACCGCAACACGTCCGAAGATCATGGTGACCGGCGGCGGGCGGGGCGTGGTCGGTCACGCCGGCACCCGGCTGCTCACCGACCTGGCCGACGCGACCGGTCTGACCAGCGCGTTCAGTGATGCCCTCGCCGGGCTGCGGCAGCGGCAGCGCGGGCATGACCCGGGCCGGATAGCCGTCGACCTCGCGGTGATGCTCGCCGACGGCGGGAAGGCCATCGCGGACCTGGCGGTGCTGCGGGACCAGCAGGGGCTGTTCGGGCCGGTCGCGTCCGACCCGACCGCGTGGCGGCTGCTGTCCCGACTCGACGAGCCGGCCCTGGCCGTGCTCCGGGCCGCCCGCGCCCAGGCCCGCGAGGTCGCCTGGGCCCAGCACGCCGAGGCCCGCGGTGACCTGCCCCAACCGGCGGTCGCCGGCCGGCAGGTCGACGGGTTGGTCCTCGACATCGACGCGACCATCGTGGCCTGTCACTCGGAGAAGGAGTCGGCGACCCGGACCTGGAAGAAGACGTTCGGGTTCCATCCGCTGCTGTGTTTCCTGGACAACACCGGTGAAGCCCTCGCCGGTCTGCTGCGGGAGGGCCGGGCCGGGTCGAACACGACCGCCGATCACATCACCGTCCTGGACCAGGCCCTCGCCCAGATCCCCGACGCCGTCCGGCATGGGACCCCGCTCCTGCTGCGCTCGGACGCGGCCGGGTCCACGCACGGCTTCCTGGCCCACATCCGGTCGCTGCGGGAGCAGCACCACGACATCCGGTTCAGCGTCGGCGCCGCGATCACCGCACCCGTCCGGGAAGCGATCCTGGCCGCGACCGACTGGGTCCCGGCCATCGACACCGACGGTGACCTGCGCGACCACGCCGAGGTCTGCGAGATCACCGGCCTGCTCGACACCACCGGCTGGCCGGACGGCACCCGCTTCATCGTCCGCCGGGAACGACCACACCCCGGCGCCCAACTGTCCCTGTTCGACACCATCGAAGGCTGGCGGCATCAGATGGTCGCCACCGATACCCCACCCGGCAACGGCAGCATCCAGCACCTGGAAGCCCGCCACCGCGCCCACGCCCGGGTCGAGGACCGCATCCGGACCGGGAAGAACACCGGCTTCGGCCGATTCCCGTCCCGCCATTTTGCGATCAACCAGGCCTGGCTCGAACTCGCCCTGACCGGCATCGACCTCCTCGCCTGGACCCGCACCCTCCTCCTCGACGGCGACCTCGCCACCGCCGAACCCAAGAAACTGCGCTACCGGCTGCTACACGTCGCCGCCCGACTCACCCGCACCGCCCGCCGGACCCGCCTCGCCATCGCCGCCGACTGGCCCTGGACCGACGCCCTGACCAGCGCATTCAGCCGCCTCGCCGCACTACCCCGACCCACCGGCTGA
- a CDS encoding DUF397 domain-containing protein — MARSSLPLGPAWRKSSRSASSGECVEARRWPEGVEIRDSKNPHGPTFTVSATAWTALTGALGDGLINRSGTGHP, encoded by the coding sequence ATGGCCCGCAGTAGCCTCCCGCTCGGCCCCGCATGGCGCAAGTCGTCCCGCAGCGCCTCCTCCGGCGAATGCGTCGAAGCGCGACGCTGGCCGGAGGGCGTCGAGATCCGCGACAGCAAGAACCCGCACGGGCCGACGTTCACCGTCTCTGCCACCGCCTGGACCGCACTGACCGGCGCACTCGGAGACGGCCTTATCAACCGCAGCGGCACCGGCCACCCCTGA
- a CDS encoding helix-turn-helix domain-containing protein — translation MAARPATPRSRRLGLTLLQQRTAKGLSQEQVAAAMRCSPAKISRQENGTTLPTPGDVMELLSLYDLDATSALYQQMVSLAREARETNWWNAYGATLSGHYTKYIAYEDEAEWAGNVQLARIPGQLQTREYAAEVIGVRWRHEPDRHARLVAARLERQDLLRKPDRPLKLTAIISEAALRTDVGGPAVMSAQLDHLVQVCQQQRNIELQVLPFTTGAHLAESGPFALLAFGAGEPGLGYLETPGGEMFVEKPEEIQHLHDVFAQLRHLALPPTESLGFITEFKEQHYGPQ, via the coding sequence ATGGCAGCCCGGCCCGCGACACCGCGCTCACGCCGGCTCGGGCTCACCCTTCTCCAGCAGCGCACCGCCAAAGGACTCAGCCAGGAACAGGTCGCCGCCGCCATGAGATGCAGCCCGGCGAAGATCAGCCGCCAGGAAAACGGCACGACCCTGCCAACTCCCGGCGACGTCATGGAACTGCTCAGCCTCTACGACCTCGACGCCACCAGTGCCCTCTACCAGCAGATGGTGAGCCTGGCGCGCGAGGCCCGTGAAACGAACTGGTGGAACGCCTACGGCGCCACGCTCAGCGGCCACTACACGAAGTACATCGCCTACGAGGACGAGGCGGAGTGGGCCGGCAACGTCCAGCTCGCCCGGATCCCCGGCCAGCTCCAGACCCGCGAGTACGCCGCGGAAGTCATCGGCGTGCGCTGGCGCCACGAACCCGACCGGCACGCACGCCTGGTCGCCGCCCGCCTCGAACGGCAGGATCTGCTCCGCAAGCCCGACCGGCCACTGAAGCTGACCGCGATCATCTCTGAGGCAGCCCTGCGCACCGATGTCGGCGGCCCCGCCGTCATGAGCGCGCAACTCGATCACCTGGTCCAGGTGTGCCAGCAGCAGCGCAACATCGAACTGCAGGTACTCCCGTTCACGACCGGCGCCCACCTGGCCGAAAGCGGCCCGTTCGCGCTGCTGGCCTTCGGCGCCGGCGAACCCGGGCTCGGCTACCTGGAAACCCCCGGCGGGGAAATGTTCGTGGAGAAACCAGAAGAGATACAGCACCTCCACGACGTCTTCGCCCAGCTACGCCACCTGGCGCTACCGCCTACGGAGTCGCTCGGATTCATCACCGAGTTCAAGGAGCAGCATTATGGCCCGCAGTAG
- a CDS encoding zinc ribbon domain-containing protein, translating into MSPPCRQASPVPGGLDAEPAWHLGADQQAALAAAVDLLPTTLDRPPFSFLLNGLIVHARCGRPMQAGYHADRPVYSCATTACENAWISAVPLERAVTRRILRPTTGGALPSRHERRPWLHQRVRQIRVGDCWNRYAICYHAVSAAPQSMA; encoded by the coding sequence GTGTCGCCGCCATGCCGCCAGGCCAGCCCCGTTCCGGGCGGCCTTGATGCCGAACCGGCCTGGCACCTCGGCGCGGACCAGCAGGCCGCGCTCGCCGCCGCCGTGGATCTCCTGCCGACAACCCTGGACCGGCCACCATTCAGCTTTCTGCTCAATGGCTTGATCGTGCACGCCCGCTGCGGGCGGCCGATGCAGGCCGGCTACCACGCGGACCGGCCTGTCTACTCCTGCGCCACAACGGCCTGTGAGAACGCGTGGATCAGCGCGGTGCCGCTCGAACGCGCGGTCACCCGCCGGATCCTGCGGCCGACGACCGGGGGAGCGCTGCCATCGCGTCACGAGCGCCGACCGTGGCTGCACCAGCGTGTGCGCCAGATCCGAGTTGGCGACTGCTGGAATCGCTACGCCATCTGCTACCACGCCGTCAGCGCGGCACCCCAGTCGATGGCATGA
- a CDS encoding inositol monophosphatase family protein, producing the protein MIDHHTDLQLALHTARRAGDVMRRCLGATAEAKADGTLVTDADKQINALVSEAVAGRGDLMLGEEDDEYVAPTSGRVWVCDPVDGTWLFAAGVPGPAFSLALVVDGVSRIGVVHDPWTDRLIHATAGAGAFINGRPLAVNTVDDMAAACLVLPGNRVSAFDAGWLFAQAVDAGADVVTTGSAVHDAVMVPLGFAAGAVYPYTSPWDMAAIAVIVIEAGGRISDLHGSGQRYDGPIKGAVISNDRIHDRLLAMVAAASDAR; encoded by the coding sequence TTGATCGACCACCACACGGATCTACAGCTCGCGCTCCATACCGCCCGTCGAGCGGGGGACGTCATGCGGAGATGCCTCGGTGCTACTGCTGAGGCCAAGGCGGACGGCACCCTTGTCACCGACGCGGACAAGCAGATCAACGCCTTGGTGAGTGAGGCGGTTGCCGGCCGCGGTGATCTCATGCTGGGTGAGGAGGACGACGAGTACGTCGCGCCGACCAGCGGCCGGGTGTGGGTGTGTGATCCGGTCGATGGCACGTGGCTGTTCGCGGCTGGTGTGCCGGGGCCGGCGTTTTCCCTGGCCCTGGTGGTTGACGGCGTTTCGCGCATCGGCGTGGTGCACGACCCCTGGACCGACCGCCTGATCCACGCCACGGCCGGCGCGGGCGCGTTCATCAACGGCCGTCCGCTTGCGGTGAACACCGTCGACGATATGGCCGCAGCCTGCCTGGTCCTGCCAGGGAACCGGGTTTCCGCCTTCGACGCTGGCTGGTTGTTCGCGCAGGCGGTCGACGCGGGCGCTGACGTGGTCACGACCGGATCGGCGGTGCATGACGCGGTGATGGTGCCGCTGGGATTCGCCGCCGGAGCGGTCTACCCGTATACCTCGCCGTGGGACATGGCCGCCATAGCCGTAATTGTCATTGAGGCTGGCGGTCGGATCTCCGACCTGCACGGCTCCGGCCAGCGATACGACGGGCCGATCAAAGGCGCGGTCATCAGCAACGACCGGATCCATGACCGGCTCTTGGCGATGGTCGCCGCAGCTTCCGACGCGCGATGA
- a CDS encoding NUDIX hydrolase, translated as MPETEVVIRHTTASAVVLDGNGQVLLIQHRKSGLWLYPGGHVDANEDPASAAIRETREETGLAVTIITGPLFVHPAVRSHPVPFAIIEAPVKDDTTGPHHHIDMVYVCRPATAGKPLTAQLAEVDAVRWVPVTDVARLHTPTELPNLITAAASWAKDHW; from the coding sequence ATGCCCGAGACCGAAGTGGTGATCCGTCACACGACAGCCTCCGCGGTCGTGCTCGACGGCAACGGCCAGGTCCTGCTGATTCAGCATCGCAAGTCCGGGCTGTGGCTCTACCCCGGCGGACACGTCGACGCCAACGAGGACCCCGCGTCTGCCGCGATCCGGGAAACCCGGGAGGAGACCGGCCTCGCCGTCACGATCATCACCGGCCCGCTGTTCGTCCACCCGGCCGTCCGAAGCCACCCGGTGCCGTTCGCGATCATCGAGGCGCCTGTAAAGGACGACACCACCGGCCCGCACCACCACATCGATATGGTCTACGTCTGCCGACCGGCCACCGCAGGCAAGCCCTTGACCGCACAGCTGGCTGAGGTGGATGCGGTCCGATGGGTGCCGGTGACCGACGTTGCCCGACTGCATACTCCGACCGAACTGCCCAACCTGATCACCGCCGCAGCGTCCTGGGCCAAAGACCACTGGTAG
- a CDS encoding protein-L-isoaspartate O-methyltransferase family protein, translating into MTALDDAFAAVPERVYTHHPRWGETVHRSDPEAIRRDIAALDVRPGDRILEIGTGSGYSGAILAQLCGPHGQVTSIDISDELVARATAIHQERGVRGVDIRVADGLARYPSSAGYHRAVAWCAPPRLPRAWTDQIIDGGRIVACLPIAELPSTTLIATITVEEGQPWVHAVTGGGYAQSTETAVDDALTIPGRWVDYCDYQPDPSWIAIGWRADDPQRTGARASLDQLLHAGYAETYHRAPPAWRSWSLYTATLGDPQVSLVSLRNKIRGIGHTTPHSAAVVLADGSVLADSAHSPSLAALRTWLIQWEAAGRPTADSYPTELVLHENDLAGWDLRTYLPPPADQR; encoded by the coding sequence GTGACCGCCCTCGACGACGCCTTCGCCGCCGTCCCCGAACGCGTCTACACCCACCACCCGCGGTGGGGCGAGACGGTGCACCGTTCGGATCCGGAGGCCATCCGCCGTGACATCGCAGCGCTGGACGTGCGGCCCGGTGACCGCATTCTGGAGATCGGTACCGGCTCGGGGTACAGCGGCGCGATCCTCGCCCAGCTGTGCGGGCCGCACGGCCAGGTCACCAGCATCGACATCAGCGACGAACTCGTCGCCCGCGCCACAGCCATCCACCAAGAACGCGGCGTCCGCGGCGTAGACATCCGAGTTGCCGACGGGCTCGCCAGATACCCGTCCTCCGCGGGATATCACCGGGCCGTCGCGTGGTGCGCGCCGCCGCGGCTTCCGCGGGCATGGACAGATCAGATCATCGACGGCGGGCGAATCGTCGCCTGCCTACCGATCGCCGAACTTCCCTCCACCACGCTGATTGCCACGATCACCGTCGAGGAGGGCCAGCCGTGGGTGCATGCGGTCACCGGTGGCGGCTATGCGCAAAGTACCGAGACCGCAGTCGACGACGCCTTGACCATACCCGGACGCTGGGTCGACTACTGCGACTACCAGCCGGATCCTTCCTGGATCGCCATCGGCTGGCGCGCCGACGATCCACAGCGCACCGGAGCACGGGCATCGCTCGACCAGCTGTTGCACGCCGGATACGCCGAAACGTATCACCGGGCGCCACCCGCATGGCGATCGTGGAGCCTCTATACGGCTACGCTCGGCGACCCGCAGGTGAGCCTCGTGTCTCTGCGAAACAAGATTCGCGGCATCGGGCATACGACCCCGCATTCGGCCGCCGTGGTCCTGGCCGACGGTTCCGTTCTCGCCGATTCCGCGCACTCGCCATCCCTGGCCGCCTTAAGGACCTGGTTGATCCAGTGGGAGGCGGCCGGTCGCCCGACCGCCGACTCATACCCCACCGAGCTCGTACTACACGAGAACGACCTTGCCGGCTGGGACCTTCGCACCTACTTGCCGCCACCCGCCGACCAGCGATGA
- a CDS encoding DUF6300 family protein, which produces MDIQLTPQLPCSACGTELLLSATVPHPRFRNATTTYELCPHCHADDAAAQGLLAFFALTPTVDAASSLSFARLVQEWLQQLPEPAVVSQEAFEQDVEAFHRGDFDS; this is translated from the coding sequence GTGGACATCCAACTGACACCGCAACTGCCGTGCTCTGCCTGCGGAACGGAACTACTACTGTCCGCCACCGTGCCGCACCCGAGATTTCGCAACGCGACGACCACCTACGAATTGTGCCCGCACTGCCATGCCGACGACGCCGCAGCGCAAGGACTACTCGCCTTTTTCGCTTTGACACCTACTGTTGACGCTGCGTCGTCGCTGTCGTTCGCTCGTCTGGTGCAGGAATGGCTGCAGCAGCTCCCGGAACCAGCGGTAGTCAGCCAAGAAGCGTTCGAACAGGACGTCGAAGCGTTCCACCGTGGCGACTTCGACTCGTAA
- the dnaE gene encoding DNA polymerase III subunit alpha → MAESFVHLHVHTEYSMLDGAARIKEVMAEAARLGMPAAAITDHGNLYGAYDFYHQAVAAGVKPIIGIEPYVAPESRFDKKRIRWGSPEQKKDDVSGSGAYTHMTMWARNPAGLKNLMKLSSLASIEGQFGKWPRMDFNLIAEHAEGIMGTTGCPSGAVQTRLRLGQFDEALKSAAQYQEVLGRDNYFLEIMDHGIEIERRVRDGLLEIGRKLGIKPVVTNDSHYTHEHQAKAHDVLLCVQTGSNVADPNRFRFDGSGYFVKPAEQMRAMDSSEAWQQGCSNTLLIAERVESYKPIFTEVNRMPLFEVPEGETQESWLEKETWRGLDRRFPDGIPDGYRERIRYELGIIFQMGFPSYFLVVADLLRFAREEKIRYAPGRGSATGCLVAYALEIIELDPIYHGLIFERFLNPERVSMPDIDLDFDESRRSEIIAYVNQKYGTDKVCQIVTFGTIKSKAALKDATRVLGFPYAIGDKLTKAMPPPVMAKDIPLSGITDSQHPRYAEAAEFRALLASSPEYQQIYDTAVGIEGLIRQTGVHAAGTILSRESLQDVIPVVARPDDGMIISAWDYPACESLGLLKMDFLGLRNLKIIDDAIFNIRQNHDPEFDWSAHRLEDKKTYELLATGDTLGVFQLDGGPMRNLLKAMEPTEYVDIAAVLALYRPGPMAANAHIDYADRKNGRKPVVPIHEEFRETLGEILDPTYGLIVFQEQVLAIARKAAGYSLGRADLLRRAMGKKKKSVLDEEFVGFEAGMKANQYSDEAIKTLWDILLPFAGYAFNKSHTAGYGVLSFWTAFMKANYPAEYMSALLTSVGDDQKKMAVYLAECRRMGITVLPPDVNESSGPFTPVDGNIRFGLQAVRNVGANVVDSVIATRSTKGAFDDFNDFIEKIEIVACNKRVVESLIKAGAFDSMGHTRKGLLEHHEAAIDIAVEVKKREAFGQYDLFSGMMEADNSATGGVGLPAEYSAEEWDRRTKLAFEREMLGLYVSDHPLAGAERILKRESDTLIAEIGDDTPDRANVVLAGLISGIERRTNKAGALWAIVKLEDLTGSIEVLFFPKNYELIGHELITDRIIAVQGRVNHRENATSVFGSDMKVLELSDSDLAANPPVTITMDLPRVTTALTEDLRRILGSYPGKSPVHMRLRDGSRTMLLDLKNHRVEASVNLSSELKALLGAGCLE, encoded by the coding sequence ATGGCTGAAAGCTTCGTTCATCTGCACGTCCACACCGAGTACTCGATGCTCGACGGGGCCGCCCGGATCAAAGAGGTCATGGCCGAGGCTGCCCGCCTCGGAATGCCCGCCGCTGCCATCACCGACCACGGCAACCTGTACGGAGCGTACGACTTCTATCACCAGGCAGTAGCTGCAGGTGTCAAGCCCATCATCGGTATCGAACCTTACGTCGCGCCAGAGTCGCGGTTCGACAAGAAGCGCATTCGGTGGGGAAGTCCGGAGCAGAAAAAGGACGACGTTTCCGGCAGCGGGGCTTACACCCACATGACGATGTGGGCGCGTAATCCTGCCGGGTTGAAGAACCTGATGAAGTTGTCGTCTCTAGCGTCCATCGAAGGCCAGTTCGGCAAATGGCCTCGGATGGACTTCAATCTCATTGCCGAACACGCCGAAGGGATCATGGGCACCACAGGCTGTCCGTCCGGTGCAGTGCAAACACGGCTACGTCTAGGCCAGTTCGACGAGGCGCTTAAGTCTGCGGCACAATACCAGGAAGTACTGGGCAGGGACAACTATTTCCTCGAGATCATGGACCACGGGATCGAGATCGAACGCCGGGTCCGCGACGGCCTGCTTGAGATCGGCCGCAAGCTCGGCATCAAACCGGTGGTCACCAACGATTCGCACTACACGCACGAGCACCAGGCCAAGGCACACGATGTACTGCTGTGCGTACAGACCGGCAGTAACGTGGCTGACCCGAACCGCTTTAGATTTGATGGCAGCGGATACTTTGTCAAACCGGCCGAGCAGATGCGCGCCATGGACTCGTCCGAGGCGTGGCAGCAGGGCTGTAGCAACACGCTTCTAATCGCCGAACGCGTCGAGTCGTACAAGCCGATCTTCACTGAAGTAAACCGCATGCCCCTGTTTGAGGTACCGGAAGGTGAGACGCAGGAGAGTTGGCTGGAGAAAGAAACCTGGCGAGGCCTGGACAGGCGGTTCCCCGATGGCATCCCCGACGGGTATCGCGAACGGATCAGGTACGAGCTGGGGATCATTTTCCAGATGGGATTCCCCTCCTATTTCTTGGTCGTCGCCGACCTGCTGCGTTTCGCCCGCGAGGAGAAGATCCGCTACGCCCCGGGGCGTGGTTCGGCGACCGGCTGCCTTGTCGCTTACGCGCTCGAGATTATCGAACTCGATCCGATCTACCATGGGCTAATCTTCGAGCGGTTCCTAAACCCCGAACGCGTGTCTATGCCCGACATCGATCTGGACTTCGACGAAAGTCGGCGAAGCGAAATCATCGCATACGTCAATCAGAAATACGGCACAGACAAGGTCTGCCAGATCGTAACCTTCGGGACGATCAAGAGCAAGGCTGCACTAAAGGACGCCACAAGGGTCCTGGGTTTCCCTTACGCTATTGGCGATAAGCTCACTAAAGCGATGCCACCTCCGGTCATGGCCAAGGACATTCCATTGAGCGGGATCACCGACTCCCAGCACCCGCGTTACGCCGAAGCAGCCGAGTTTCGCGCATTGCTCGCCAGCAGCCCCGAATACCAGCAGATCTACGACACCGCGGTGGGCATCGAGGGCCTAATCCGCCAAACCGGGGTACATGCCGCTGGCACCATCCTGTCCCGCGAATCGTTGCAGGACGTCATCCCGGTAGTCGCCCGCCCGGACGATGGCATGATCATCAGCGCCTGGGACTACCCTGCCTGCGAATCACTCGGGCTCCTCAAGATGGACTTCCTCGGACTGCGCAACCTCAAGATCATCGATGATGCAATCTTTAACATCCGCCAGAACCATGACCCCGAGTTCGACTGGAGCGCCCACCGACTCGAGGACAAGAAGACCTACGAACTACTCGCCACGGGCGACACCCTTGGAGTTTTCCAACTCGACGGCGGCCCGATGCGGAACTTGCTCAAGGCAATGGAGCCGACCGAGTACGTCGACATCGCCGCCGTCCTAGCCCTGTACCGGCCCGGCCCCATGGCGGCCAACGCGCACATCGACTACGCGGACCGCAAGAACGGACGCAAGCCCGTCGTGCCGATCCACGAGGAATTCCGAGAAACTCTCGGCGAAATCCTCGACCCGACCTACGGGCTGATCGTATTCCAGGAGCAGGTCCTCGCCATTGCCCGGAAAGCGGCCGGATACTCCCTCGGGCGCGCTGACCTGCTGCGGCGCGCCATGGGCAAGAAGAAGAAGTCAGTACTGGATGAGGAGTTCGTCGGCTTCGAGGCCGGAATGAAGGCCAACCAGTACAGCGACGAAGCGATCAAGACGCTGTGGGACATCCTCCTTCCGTTCGCTGGCTATGCGTTCAATAAAAGCCATACCGCTGGCTACGGAGTACTGTCGTTCTGGACCGCCTTCATGAAGGCGAACTACCCGGCGGAATACATGTCAGCCCTACTGACAAGCGTTGGGGACGACCAGAAAAAGATGGCCGTATATCTTGCAGAATGCCGACGTATGGGAATCACCGTACTGCCACCGGACGTCAACGAATCCTCCGGTCCATTCACTCCTGTCGACGGTAACATCAGATTCGGCCTGCAGGCCGTACGTAACGTCGGGGCAAATGTGGTCGATTCCGTCATCGCCACTCGCAGCACCAAAGGCGCGTTCGACGATTTCAATGATTTCATCGAGAAGATCGAAATCGTCGCGTGCAACAAACGCGTCGTGGAGTCCCTAATCAAAGCCGGCGCCTTCGATTCCATGGGCCACACTCGCAAGGGACTGCTAGAACATCACGAAGCCGCTATTGACATCGCGGTTGAGGTCAAGAAGCGTGAGGCTTTTGGCCAATACGACCTTTTCAGCGGCATGATGGAAGCCGACAATTCTGCCACGGGTGGCGTCGGACTGCCAGCGGAGTATTCAGCAGAAGAATGGGACCGCAGAACCAAACTCGCATTCGAACGCGAGATGCTCGGTCTATACGTCTCCGATCACCCGCTGGCCGGCGCCGAGCGCATCCTTAAGCGTGAATCAGACACTTTGATCGCCGAAATCGGAGACGATACTCCAGACCGGGCCAACGTCGTCCTTGCCGGATTAATCTCCGGGATCGAGCGCCGCACGAACAAGGCCGGCGCTCTCTGGGCCATCGTGAAGCTGGAAGACCTCACCGGGTCAATCGAGGTGCTTTTCTTTCCGAAGAACTACGAGTTGATCGGCCACGAACTGATAACGGACCGAATCATCGCCGTGCAGGGTCGGGTCAACCACCGCGAGAACGCGACGTCCGTTTTCGGGTCTGACATGAAGGTCCTCGAATTATCCGACAGCGACCTCGCCGCGAACCCCCCGGTGACCATCACCATGGACCTGCCCCGGGTGACTACCGCTCTCACCGAAGACCTACGCCGGATCCTAGGCAGCTACCCCGGCAAGTCACCGGTGCACATGCGGCTGCGAGACGGCAGTCGTACGATGCTGCTTGACCTGAAAAACCACCGCGTGGAGGCATCGGTCAACCTAAGCAGCGAGCTTAAAGCGCTCCTGGGCGCAGGATGCCTGGAATAG
- a CDS encoding transposase family protein produces the protein MSLGQWVLATVLHLRLGLPDNTLAHLFTTSRATIRRAIAETQRLLDEHGTRIAAAPTPPKSLVNLLAATTAQQKTRA, from the coding sequence TTGAGTTTAGGTCAGTGGGTCCTGGCCACCGTTCTGCACCTTCGCCTGGGCCTACCCGACAACACCCTCGCACATCTGTTCACCACAAGCCGCGCCACCATCCGCAGAGCCATCGCCGAGACTCAGCGTCTCCTCGACGAACACGGAACCCGCATCGCCGCCGCACCAACCCCACCCAAGTCCCTGGTCAACCTGCTCGCAGCCACCACCGCGCAGCAGAAAACCCGCGCGTAA